One Polyangiaceae bacterium DNA segment encodes these proteins:
- a CDS encoding glutathione S-transferase family protein, which produces MGRMVDGVWTSEWYRPDEKGRFVRETAAFRQRVEPGGHFDVEAGRYHLYVAHACPWAHRTLMGRALYHLEDAISVSVVHPEMGDEGWTFEAKDGGTGDQLFGSSYLREVYTRAKNDYSGRVTVPVLWDTKHGGIVNNESREILRMMSRHLRRLGTSDWDLCPEGMDAEVDAAIDDFYHPINNGVYRSGFATTQAAYDEAVEQLFATLDRYEAKLSGQRYLLGKRLTEADICLFSTLLRFDPVYHYHFKCNLKRLRDYPSLWGFTLELAQIPEIRKTIFIDYVKQHYFRSHPMVNPTRVVPRGPLIDWDAEHGRERL; this is translated from the coding sequence ATGGGCCGAATGGTGGACGGAGTCTGGACGAGCGAATGGTACCGCCCGGACGAGAAGGGACGCTTCGTTCGCGAGACCGCCGCCTTTCGCCAACGAGTCGAACCCGGCGGCCACTTCGACGTCGAGGCGGGGCGGTACCACCTGTACGTGGCCCACGCTTGTCCCTGGGCCCATCGCACGCTCATGGGCAGAGCGCTGTACCATCTCGAAGACGCGATCAGCGTGTCCGTCGTCCATCCCGAGATGGGCGACGAGGGCTGGACCTTCGAGGCGAAGGACGGCGGCACGGGCGATCAACTGTTCGGCAGCAGCTACCTCCGTGAGGTCTACACGCGTGCGAAGAACGACTACTCGGGTCGCGTGACGGTCCCCGTGCTGTGGGACACGAAGCACGGCGGCATCGTCAACAACGAGTCCCGCGAGATCCTCCGCATGATGTCGCGCCACCTGCGGCGACTCGGCACGTCGGACTGGGATCTGTGCCCCGAGGGCATGGATGCAGAAGTCGACGCGGCGATCGATGACTTTTATCATCCCATCAACAACGGCGTGTATCGCTCGGGGTTCGCCACGACCCAGGCAGCCTACGACGAGGCGGTCGAGCAACTGTTTGCGACGTTGGACCGCTACGAGGCCAAGCTCTCGGGCCAGCGCTACTTGCTGGGCAAACGCTTGACGGAAGCGGATATCTGCTTGTTCTCGACGCTGCTGCGCTTCGACCCGGTCTATCACTACCACTTCAAGTGCAACCTGAAGCGGCTGCGGGACTACCCGAGTTTGTGGGGCTTCACCTTGGAGCTCGCGCAGATCCCGGAGATCCGCAAGACCATCTTCATCGACTACGTGAAGCAGCACTACTTCCGCAGCCATCCGATGGTGAACCCCACTCGCGTCGTTCCTCGCGGTCCCCTCATCGACTGGGACGCGGAGCACGGACGCGAGCGGCTCTGA
- the hutI gene encoding imidazolonepropionase, translated as MSKGLLILNAAEVVTVSGFSEAPARGKRQSELGVLRDAGVFAKDGRIVAVGASERLRRDHRDDADEIVDACGGVVVPGFVDSHTHLVFAGDRADEWEQRMQGADYLDILRRGGGILSTVKRTRAASAEALLAGARRWARTALEFGTTTLEVKSGYCLDREGELKLLGVARQLAAELPAEVVSTFLGAHVVPPEYKQRREAYVELVIATAREAKERGLAEFFDVFCEREAFDLDETARLCREAKALGYALKLHAEQFTDLGATRLAIELGATSVDHLENVGDDTLTALASAQSPPIAVLLPAVAFHLAQHEHAPGRRLVDSGVPVALATDMNPGSSFTPCMPMAIAIACRTQGLSVAEAVVASTINAAHALGRQRSVGSLEPGKRANLLVCDVPEYRFLGYAFGINPVRTVVVDGKVAASRAH; from the coding sequence ATGAGCAAAGGGCTCCTCATCCTCAACGCCGCCGAGGTGGTGACCGTCAGCGGCTTTTCCGAAGCCCCGGCGCGGGGCAAACGGCAGAGCGAGCTCGGCGTGCTGCGCGACGCAGGCGTCTTTGCGAAAGACGGCCGCATCGTGGCCGTGGGAGCCAGCGAACGCCTGCGCCGCGACCACCGCGACGACGCGGATGAGATCGTGGACGCTTGCGGAGGCGTGGTGGTGCCGGGCTTCGTGGACTCGCACACACATCTCGTGTTTGCGGGGGATCGTGCGGACGAATGGGAGCAGCGTATGCAGGGCGCTGACTACTTGGACATCCTCCGGCGGGGCGGTGGGATCCTGAGCACGGTGAAGCGAACCCGTGCCGCCAGCGCCGAGGCCCTGCTGGCGGGTGCCCGGCGCTGGGCGCGCACCGCCTTGGAGTTCGGCACCACGACCCTGGAAGTGAAGAGCGGCTATTGTCTCGACCGCGAGGGAGAACTGAAGCTGCTCGGCGTCGCACGGCAGCTCGCCGCGGAGTTGCCGGCGGAAGTCGTGAGCACTTTCTTGGGCGCCCACGTAGTCCCTCCGGAGTACAAGCAGCGGCGCGAAGCCTACGTGGAACTCGTCATCGCCACCGCGCGAGAGGCGAAGGAACGCGGGCTGGCCGAGTTCTTCGACGTGTTCTGCGAACGTGAAGCCTTCGACCTCGACGAGACGGCGCGGCTCTGTCGCGAAGCGAAAGCCCTCGGCTACGCACTGAAGCTACACGCAGAGCAGTTCACGGATCTGGGTGCTACGCGCCTCGCCATCGAACTGGGCGCGACCAGCGTCGACCACCTGGAGAACGTCGGGGACGACACGCTCACGGCTTTGGCGTCCGCCCAGTCTCCGCCGATTGCGGTACTTCTGCCTGCCGTCGCGTTCCACTTGGCGCAGCATGAGCATGCGCCTGGTCGCCGTCTGGTCGACAGCGGCGTGCCCGTGGCCTTGGCCACGGACATGAACCCTGGCTCGTCTTTCACGCCTTGCATGCCCATGGCCATCGCCATCGCCTGTCGGACGCAAGGGCTGTCGGTCGCGGAAGCCGTGGTCGCTTCGACCATCAACGCCGCCCACGCGCTCGGGCGTCAGCGCAGCGTGGGTAGCCTGGAGCCCGGAAAGCGGGCGAATCTACTCGTCTGCGATGTGCCCGAGTACCGCTTCTTGGGCTACGCCTTCGGCATCAATCCGGTACGAACCGTGGTCGTCGACGGAAAGGTCGCGGCTTCGCGCGCCCATTGA
- a CDS encoding GMC family oxidoreductase has translation MTAGSEIHDEADVIVVGSGAAGAVVAAVLAERGVDVILLEEGPEVLPEVLRTDMASSLKHLWREGGFQAAMGRSVTPILQGRCVGGTTVINGAIIHRMPEPIHALWRQEFGLSDRWSYDELTRAFDELDVALSVAPTPERLLGGNGVLMKNALAARGLQGNAIARNVVDCQGSSHCNQGCPSGRKQSMANTMVPRALRAGARLHAGLSVQRVSLKGDRADGVWVRQAERGGGLRGPRMRLKARHAVVLAASAIQTPQILLRSKLGTRSGLVGRRLQAHPGTAVVGEFDVPVKLRVGATQSFESTHFWHERMKFETVAMPVELMAARLPGLGAALVNQIADYDHLAVWGVQVRAKAHGSVGLGMFGGTRLNYDLTTEDVRVLARGVRTLGELMFEAGAAAVYPGVYGLPERITSADALKALDALDHDPARYHCIAAHLFGTAVLGPSPGRSVVNPALQCHEVGNLYVADSSVFPTNLGVNPQHTISAVAYLLGESLAERTLAERRSERRQRSAPPSLRPSAMLPE, from the coding sequence ATGACCGCGGGTAGTGAGATCCACGACGAGGCGGACGTCATCGTGGTCGGCAGCGGCGCCGCGGGTGCGGTGGTCGCCGCGGTGCTGGCCGAACGCGGGGTCGACGTGATCCTGTTGGAGGAAGGTCCCGAAGTGCTGCCGGAAGTATTGCGCACGGACATGGCGTCTTCCCTGAAACACCTGTGGCGAGAGGGCGGCTTCCAGGCTGCGATGGGGCGCAGCGTGACGCCCATTCTCCAAGGTCGCTGCGTGGGCGGGACCACGGTGATCAACGGCGCGATCATTCATCGCATGCCCGAACCCATCCACGCCCTCTGGCGACAAGAGTTCGGTCTGTCGGACCGCTGGTCCTACGACGAACTGACCCGGGCGTTCGATGAGCTGGACGTGGCGCTCTCCGTGGCGCCCACGCCGGAGCGGCTCCTCGGTGGGAACGGTGTACTGATGAAGAACGCGCTGGCTGCCCGCGGGCTGCAGGGCAACGCGATCGCTCGCAACGTGGTGGACTGCCAAGGCAGCTCCCACTGCAACCAAGGTTGCCCCAGCGGTCGCAAGCAAAGCATGGCCAACACCATGGTCCCCCGTGCGCTTCGAGCGGGAGCGAGGCTCCACGCGGGTCTCAGTGTGCAACGAGTGAGCCTGAAGGGCGACCGTGCCGACGGCGTTTGGGTGCGCCAGGCAGAACGGGGCGGTGGGCTGCGTGGCCCGCGAATGCGCCTGAAAGCACGCCATGCCGTGGTCCTGGCGGCCAGCGCCATTCAGACGCCGCAGATCTTGCTGCGCTCGAAGCTCGGCACTCGGTCGGGCCTCGTGGGTCGACGCCTTCAGGCGCACCCAGGAACCGCCGTGGTCGGCGAGTTCGACGTACCCGTGAAACTACGCGTGGGCGCCACCCAGAGCTTCGAGAGCACTCACTTCTGGCACGAACGCATGAAGTTCGAGACCGTCGCCATGCCGGTGGAACTGATGGCAGCACGCCTGCCAGGGCTCGGCGCCGCCCTGGTGAACCAGATTGCAGACTACGACCATCTGGCGGTGTGGGGCGTGCAGGTGCGAGCCAAGGCGCATGGCTCGGTCGGGCTCGGCATGTTCGGCGGCACGCGCCTGAACTACGACCTCACGACGGAAGACGTCCGCGTACTGGCGCGCGGAGTGCGCACGCTCGGTGAGTTGATGTTCGAGGCCGGCGCCGCAGCCGTCTATCCCGGCGTCTACGGCTTGCCCGAGCGCATCACGTCGGCCGACGCCCTGAAGGCACTCGACGCCCTCGACCACGACCCGGCGCGCTATCACTGCATCGCGGCGCATCTCTTCGGCACGGCCGTGCTCGGTCCGAGCCCTGGCCGCAGTGTGGTGAACCCCGCGCTGCAGTGCCACGAGGTCGGGAACCTATACGTCGCGGATTCCAGCGTTTTTCCCACGAACTTGGGGGTGAACCCGCAGCATACGATCTCCGCAGTCGCCTACCTGCTCGGCGAGTCCCTCGCGGAGCGAACGCTTGCGGAGCGGCGTAGCGAGCGGCGGCAGCGCAGCGCACCGCCCTCGCTGCGACCATCTGCTATGTTGCCCGAGTGA